A window from Littorina saxatilis isolate snail1 linkage group LG9, US_GU_Lsax_2.0, whole genome shotgun sequence encodes these proteins:
- the LOC138975840 gene encoding uncharacterized protein isoform X1 — MFAEILRKSCGVRDEEAAFLGPGMQNTQQFFTDFTVSCWEVSPMAGREVTSAEIQLVVAEAEKSPWAEHIVLTDIHGRTDIDSVKTIVVIIITTSPFSQTVFIKFMWDFKAEAGEILLQAMQSTGGQERSLRPVLAIVGPILALSSMIHDCVLHQWCLAVSSWVLCLLTWPNHSNFHRPAVVKRGS; from the exons ATGTTTGCAGAGATTTTACGCAAG TCCTGTGGCGTGAGGGATGAGGAAGCTGCCTTCTTGGGTCCAGGTATGCAGAACACCCAGCAGTTCTTTACTGACTTCACTGTCAGTTGCTGGGAGGTAAG TCCTATGGCAGGGAGAGAAGTAACATCTGCGGAAATTCAACTTGTTGTGGCGGAAGCAGAAAAGAGTCCCTGGGCAGAACATATTGTATTAACTG ACATCCACGGCAGGACTGACATTGATTCAGTGAAAACAattgttgtcatcatcatcaccactagTCCCTTCAGTCAGACAGTCTTCATCAAGTTCATGTGGGACTTCAAGGCAGAAGCAGGAGAAATCCTTCTCCAGGCTATGCAGTCTACAGGAGGCCAGGAGCGCTCATTACGTCCAGTCCTTGCCATTGTTGGACCAATTCTTGCCTTGTCTTCCATGATCCACGACTGTGTCCTTCATCAATGGTGCCTTGCAGTATCATCTTGGGTTTTATGCCTCTTGACATGGCCCAACCACTCCAACTTCCATCGTCCAGCAGTTGTCAAGAGAGGTTCATGA
- the LOC138975840 gene encoding uncharacterized protein isoform X2, which produces MRKLPSWVQVCRTPSSSLLTSLSVAGSPMAGREVTSAEIQLVVAEAEKSPWAEHIVLTDIHGRTDIDSVKTIVVIIITTSPFSQTVFIKFMWDFKAEAGEILLQAMQSTGGQERSLRPVLAIVGPILALSSMIHDCVLHQWCLAVSSWVLCLLTWPNHSNFHRPAVVKRGS; this is translated from the exons ATGAGGAAGCTGCCTTCTTGGGTCCAGGTATGCAGAACACCCAGCAGTTCTTTACTGACTTCACTGTCAGTTGCTGGGAG TCCTATGGCAGGGAGAGAAGTAACATCTGCGGAAATTCAACTTGTTGTGGCGGAAGCAGAAAAGAGTCCCTGGGCAGAACATATTGTATTAACTG ACATCCACGGCAGGACTGACATTGATTCAGTGAAAACAattgttgtcatcatcatcaccactagTCCCTTCAGTCAGACAGTCTTCATCAAGTTCATGTGGGACTTCAAGGCAGAAGCAGGAGAAATCCTTCTCCAGGCTATGCAGTCTACAGGAGGCCAGGAGCGCTCATTACGTCCAGTCCTTGCCATTGTTGGACCAATTCTTGCCTTGTCTTCCATGATCCACGACTGTGTCCTTCATCAATGGTGCCTTGCAGTATCATCTTGGGTTTTATGCCTCTTGACATGGCCCAACCACTCCAACTTCCATCGTCCAGCAGTTGTCAAGAGAGGTTCATGA